A stretch of DNA from Gammaproteobacteria bacterium:
TGTTGGCACTTTTAGTTCGCCACCTAACGCAGCCGTCGCAAAATCAATCGGCACTTCGCAGTAGAGATCCGCATCATGCCGTTCGAAAATTTCGTGTTCTTTGACGGTAACTTGGACATATAAATCACCCGGTGGTGCCCCAGGATCCCCGAGCTCCCCTTCACCGGCCACACGGATTCTGTCTCCTGTATCCACTCCCTTAGGGATGTTCACTTTGAGCGTCTTTTCCTTGCGGACACGCCCACGACCACGACAACTGTCACAATGTTCCCGAATTACTTGGCCACGCCCGCGACAATGTGGACATGTCTGCTGTACGGTGAAAATACCTTGCTGCATACGCACTTGTCCGTGGCCGTGACACGTCGAACAGGTTTCTGGCCGCGAGCCCGGTTTCGCGCCACTTCCATTACACACCGGACAATGCACAAATTTTGGAATGGTGATATTGACCGAAGCGCCTCGCACCGCTTGTTCAAGCGTAATTTCAAGATGGTAGCGAAGATCCGCCCCTGGCTGTGGTCCACGCCGTGCGCGTCCGCCGCCAAAAATATCGGCAAATACATCGCCAAAAATGTCAGAAAAACTCGGTCCGGCATCCGCCCCAAAGCCACCTTGACCAGACACGCCAGCGTGACCAAACTGGTCATAGGCACGTCGCTTCTCTTCGTCGGATAACACCTCGTAAGCAATTTTGACTTCTTTGAATTTTTCTTCGATTTCCGGCTTATCCGGGTTTCGGTCCGGATGATACTTCATCGCCAATCGCCGATAGGCTTTTTTAATTTCGGCCGCACTGGCGTCTCGGGATACGCCTAACACCTCATAATAATCGCGTTGCGACATGGCTACTTTCCATCTTTAACGTTCAAGAAACAACAAAGGGACGCGGACAAGCTCTGTCATCCGCGTCCCGCATCTATCAAAGCCTTAGCGCGACGTCAATAATTACTTCTTATTGTCGTCGACTTCTTCAAACTCGGCATCAACAACATCATCATCGCTGGACGCGTTGGATGAAGCAGAGGCATCTGATTGTGTGCCTTGATCAGCCTGCTGCTTTGCGTACAGCTTTTCTGCCATCTTTGCCGAAGCCTGAGACAAAGCTTGTGTTTTCGCTTCGATATCCGCCTTGTCATTGCCTTTGACGGCTTCCTCGAGTGCTGCGATCGCATCCTCTATCGCCTTTTTCTCCGCGTCGTCGATCTCAACTTCTTTCATCGACTTACGCGTAGCATGAATCAACGCCTCAGCTTGGTTGCGCGCATTGACCAGTTCTTCAAACTTCCGGTCCTCTTCGGCATGCGCTTCAGCATCCTTAATCATGCGTTGAATTTCTTCTTCCGTCAGCCCACTTGAGGCCTTAATCACAATCGACTGCTCCTTGCCTGTGGCTTTGTCTTTGGCCGATACATGGAGGATGCCGTTCGCATCAATGTCAAAGGTCACTTCAATTTGTGGCACACCGCGAGGCGCTGGCGGAATGTCGGTCAAATCGAACTTACCAAGCGATTTGTTCTCGCTTGCCATCTTCCGCTCGCCCTGCAGTACGTGCACAGTCACTGCCGTTTGGTTGTCTTCCGCCGTCGAGAAGATTTGCGACGCCTTGGTTGGAATCGTTGTGTTCTTCTCGATCAGCTTGGTCATGACACCGCCCATGGTTTCGATACCCAATGACAGCGGTGTGACGTCAAGCAACAACACATCTTTCACGTCACCAGCGAGCACCGCACCCTGAATTGCAGCACCAATGGCCACCGCCTCATCCGGGTTCACATCCTTGCGCGGTTCTTTTCCAAAGAACTCGGCAACAACTTGTTGCACTTTCGGCATACGGGTTTGACCACCGACCAAGATCACGTCATCAATGTCGCTGGTCTTAAGCCCCGCATCCTTTAATGCAGTCCGTACCGGTTCCAGCGTCCGCTCAATCAGATCCTCGACGAGTCCTTCAAACTTAGCCCGGGTAATGCGTACATTGAGGTGCTTTGGCCCGGTAGCATCTGCCGTAATATACGGCAAGTTAACGTCGGTCTGTTGCGCCGAAGAAAGCTCGATCTTGGCTTTTTCCGCAGCTTCTTTCAGGCGCTGCATCGCCAATGGATCACCTTTGAGGTCAATGCCTGTTTCTTTCTTGAACTCATCGACCAGATAGTCAATGAGGCGCAGGTCAAAGTCTTCACCGCCCAAGAACGTATCACCGTTGGTGGACAGCACCTCAAACGTTTTCTCGCCATCGACATCGGCGATTTCAATGATCGAGATATCGAAGGTACCACCACCCAAGT
This window harbors:
- the dnaJ gene encoding molecular chaperone DnaJ, coding for MSQRDYYEVLGVSRDASAAEIKKAYRRLAMKYHPDRNPDKPEIEEKFKEVKIAYEVLSDEEKRRAYDQFGHAGVSGQGGFGADAGPSFSDIFGDVFADIFGGGRARRGPQPGADLRYHLEITLEQAVRGASVNITIPKFVHCPVCNGSGAKPGSRPETCSTCHGHGQVRMQQGIFTVQQTCPHCRGRGQVIREHCDSCRGRGRVRKEKTLKVNIPKGVDTGDRIRVAGEGELGDPGAPPGDLYVQVTVKEHEIFERHDADLYCEVPIDFATAALGGELKVPTLDGHVMLKIPPETQTGKLFRLRGKGVPTLRGGVGDLLCRVVVETPVNLTARQKELLEEFRASMEDKPERHSPRRKSWLDNVKTFFEKIAGQ
- the dnaK gene encoding molecular chaperone DnaK — translated: MGKIIGIDLGTTNSCVAVMDGKNVRVIENAEGDRTTPSVVAFTKEGEILVGKPAKRQAVTNPHNTLFAIKRLIGRKFKDDVVQKDIKMVPYKIIEAKNGDAWVEVDGKPMAPQQISAEVLKKMKKTAEDFLGEEVKEAVITVPAYFDDSQRQATKDAGRIAGLEVKRIINEPTAAALAYGLDKERGDRTIAVYDLGGGTFDISIIEIADVDGEKTFEVLSTNGDTFLGGEDFDLRLIDYLVDEFKKETGIDLKGDPLAMQRLKEAAEKAKIELSSAQQTDVNLPYITADATGPKHLNVRITRAKFEGLVEDLIERTLEPVRTALKDAGLKTSDIDDVILVGGQTRMPKVQQVVAEFFGKEPRKDVNPDEAVAIGAAIQGAVLAGDVKDVLLLDVTPLSLGIETMGGVMTKLIEKNTTIPTKASQIFSTAEDNQTAVTVHVLQGERKMASENKSLGKFDLTDIPPAPRGVPQIEVTFDIDANGILHVSAKDKATGKEQSIVIKASSGLTEEEIQRMIKDAEAHAEEDRKFEELVNARNQAEALIHATRKSMKEVEIDDAEKKAIEDAIAALEEAVKGNDKADIEAKTQALSQASAKMAEKLYAKQQADQGTQSDASASSNASSDDDVVDAEFEEVDDNKK